TCGAGCCTTTCGTCGACCGGTGACCGAAGACGAAATTGAGCCGTACTTGGACTTCGCGATGGCATCCTACAACGAGAGCAAGAATCTTCTCGACTCAATTCGACTGGGATACCGCTCGCTGTTGTGTTCGCCAAGATTTCTGTACTTCACCGAGCCTTCCAATCAACTCGACGATTACGAACTCGCGACTCGAATGAGTTACTTCCTCTGGAATTCTCCTCCTGACGAAGAACTTCTCGATCTTGCAAGTCGTGGGAAGCTGCAGAACGAAGACGTCCTGCGAGATCAGGTGCAGCGAATGCTCGCCGATTCGAAAGCACTGAACTTTCTCCCCGATTTTGCTGCGGAGTGGCTCGACCTCTCTGAGATTGATTTCACGACACCCGATCGACGACTGCATCCCGATTTTGACCTGATTGTTCAGGAATCGATGCTGGAGGAAACCCACACTTTTCTTCAGTACTTGCTCGACAACAACCTCAGCGTCACAAACATCATTCGCTCTGACCATACGTTCCTGAATGAACGCCTGGCTCGGTACTACGAGATTGACGGAATCGAAGGTGACGAGCTGCAGTATGTCTCGCTCAATCCACAAAGTAACCGGGGCGGACTGTTGACTCAGGGCGCTATTTTGAAAGTGACAGCCAACGGGACAACAACGTCTCCAGTGCTCCGTGGTGTCTGGGTTTCTGAGCGGCTCCTCGGCGTCGAGATCCCTCCTCCCCCTTCGGGAATCCCGGGAATCGAACCGGACATTCGAGGTGCGACCACCATTCGTGAAATGCTCGATAAGCACAAATCCGATCCTTCCTGCGCGTCGTGCCACAAAGCGATCGACCCACCCGGATTCGTCCTCGAACACTTTGACGCATCAGGAGCCTGGCGAGATCGATATCCTCAACAAAGAGGGAAGAGTTCCAAGAGTGCAGCCGTCATTGATCCCAGCAACTCGCTTGCATCCGGAGAATCCTTCGACAATCTGGCTGAGTTTCAAGAACTCGTTTGTCAGAATCCCGAAGGCCTCGCTGAGAATCTCGCCAGCAAACTGCTGACATACGGAACGGGAGCCCCTATCTCCTTCTCAGATCGCGACGAGATCAAGAAAATCGTCGAAGCTGCTCGCGAAGATCAATTCGGGTTTCGCACAATCGTGGAAGAGGTCGTTGTCAGTGACATCTTCCAATCGAAGTAACAAAGAATAACAACCCGAGACATTCTTCTCGTCGCCAAGAGATACACCGAAGACAACAGACTACGAGGTAAAACAGATGAGTAAACGAATCTATTTCGGACGCGGGCTGAAACTCAATCGACGCTCCATCTTGCGTGGTGCCGGCGTCGCCATCAGTCTGCCCTGGCTGACCGCCATGGAGAAAGCGTTTGCTGACTCGAGCACACCTCGCCAGCCTCGACGCTTCGTCGCAATGACTCTTGGCCTGGGGCTTCTCGGTGAGAATCTGAACCCCAAAGATTCCGGATTCGGCTACACCGCCAGCCCGTATCTCAAACAGCTCGAAGACATCCGCAACAAGTTCACCGTTGTGTCGGGATCCTCGCATCCAGAAGTGAGCGGAGGACACCGCGCCGAAGCGAGCCTGTTGTCAGCGCAACCGATGGGTGGAAATGGACAGGGCAAGAACACCATTTCTCTCGATCAGTACATGTCCAAATTCCTTGGACACCAAACCCGGTTCCCTTCACTGGTTCTCGCCAGCAGCGGAACCAACAGCCCCTGTTACACCGAAAACGGGTCGATGATTCCCGCCGAGGACTCTCCTTCCCGGTTGTTCGAGCAACTCTTCGTTGACGACAGCCCGGCTGAGCGAGAAAACCAAGCTCAGCGAATTCGTGAGGGACGCAGCATCATGGATCTCGTCATGGACGATTCCAAACGACTGTCGCGTCAGCTTGGTCGAGGTGATCAACGACGGCTCGATGAGTACCTCACGAGTGTCCGTGATCTCGAGTATCGACTCGCAGCAAATGAAGAATGGGCGAAACTTCCCAAGCCGAAAGTTGATGCGAAAAAACCGGTCGACATTCGTAACGCGAATGACTTCATCGGAATTCAGAAGCTCATGGCAGACATGGTTCGTCTGGCCATTCAAACGGACTCAACTCGCTTCATCACCTATCATCTGGGGGGTTCAGGCGGAGTCGTTCCGCTTGATGGAGTCGACGAAGGTTATCACTCTCTCAGTCACCACGGGCTGGATGAAGAAAAGCTCTCGCAGTTGGCGATTGTCGAAGCTGCCATTATTGGTGCTTGGGGAGACTTCCTGCGAGACCTTCAGTCCGTCGACGAAGATGGCGAAAGCCTGCTCGACCGGACGTCTGTCTTTCTGACAAGCAACCTTGGAAACGCATCCAATCACAGCAACCAAAACATGCCAGTCTTACTTGCTGGTGGAAAATTCCGACACGGCCAGCACTTGGCATTCGATCAGAAGAACAACTATCCGCTCACGAATCTCTATGTGAGCATGCTTCAGCAGGTTGGTCTCGCAACAGATCACTTCAAGACCAGTTCCGGAACAATGACAGGACTCGACTTCACTTAATCAGAATCCGTTATCGAGGATTCGATGGCCTGATTTCGAAGAGTGCATTGTGCCCTCACTCGGAAGAAGCCAGCTGCAACGGAACCGATGATCTCTTCAAATAGAGGGGATGACCGGGAAGGCCAGCCTTCGTCAACTTCAGGCAATGGAGAGAACACTTCCATTGCTCAAGCTTCTCGAGGAGTTCCCGGCTCCGATCCAAATGAGTCGCATGTGTTCCCCAGCAGCAGATGATCAGATCGCTCCGCTGAACGACTTTCTGGATGTACCGGTCGTTGTCGATCCCGACCGGACACTCGTGCTTCTTCATCACTTTAGGATCAGTCGCCCGAAACGCAAACGCGTTCAGCATAGTCATTTCGTCAAACTCCCAGTCCCTGGCAAACTGGATACATCGAGCGACAGTCGGGTCGTTCTGCAACTCCGTGGCGGTCGACGGGTTCAGACCAATGAATGCCACTCGTCGTTGAACTGGCCGGTTCCATGTGCGGGTTAAGGTGTACCGAAATTGCTCGCATTCCGAGTAAATTGCGACGCTCCGAACACCTTCTGCTTCGTGCTTTTTTTCAACAATCGACATAACTCAATTCAGTCTCAGTCAGGCGATCACTTCGCTCAACGAATTCAAAAGCGAATCTGCCTGCAGATCGTGACAACTCGTTGATGGCTGAGCAACCTTCGGTAGGTCATTCCGCAAAAGACTGCAGATCGCCTTGCGGTATCGAACGTTGAAGCGTCAAGTTCCTGAAATTTCGTTGATGTGCGTGAGCGATCACATTTTCAGTTGCGGAATGTGAGTTGAATGGGTCTAGCAAGACGATTCAAGCTGTCCAAAGACATCAGGTTTCGATGATCGAAAATCGACTCGACTCATGCTAGAATTCCAGATTCGGACGCGATTTCTCACCGGAGGAGGATCTCAACGACTGCATCCTCCTCAATAATTCACTGACAATTTTATGGTCGATCTTCCAATCATCGATGTTCCAAGTCCTGATTCAGGCACAGTTACGGACGAAGCTGGGTACTCGAAGGGGACCTATGCATTTGTCAGTTTGGGATGCCCCAAAAACCTCGTTGACAGCGAGAAGATGCTTGGATCGCTGGCGCTGGACGGCTACTCGCTCGTCTCTCAACCCGACCTGGCGGACTTCGTCATCGTGAACACATGCGGATTCATCGATGAGTCGCGTAAGGAATCCAAAGCTGTCATTCAGGAGATGCTCGACCTGAAGAAGTCCGGAAAGACGAAGGGAGTCATCGTCGCTGGGTGTCTTCCAGAACGTGTCGGTGGAACTCTTCTCGACGAGATGCCCGACATTGACCATATCGTCGGGGTTTTTGGTCGAGATGAAATCACCCGCGTCGCTGACAGGCTGGTGGGTGGACATCGCGAACAACGAGAACTGTTTCGGCCCGCTGCTGTTAAAGCACTTGATGACCGCGCCCGACTTCGAATCACACCGTCGCACTTTGCCTACCTGAAGATCTCAGAAGGTTGCGATCGGACTTGCACGTTCTGTTCGATTCCAAGCATGCGCGGCAAGCACGTCACAAAGCCGATCGAAATGGTTGTGGAAGAGGCTCGTGAACTCGTCGAGGATGGAGTCCGCGAACTGATTCTTGTCGCTCAAGACACGACCTACTATGGAATGGATCTTTACGGAGAAGTTCGCCTCGTCCAACTGCTTCAGGAGCTTGAGAAAGTCGAGGGGATCGACTGGATCCGCTTGATGTACTTGTACCCGGTGAACTTCACGGACCAGCTGATCGACACCATTGCAGCATCTTCACGTGTTCTGCCGTACCTCGATATGCCTCTCCAGCATATCAACAGCAAGGTCCTGAAACGGATGCAGCGACGTGTCAACCGAGACAAGACGATCGAGCTCGTCGAGAAACTCCGCAGCCGGATTGACAATCTTGTGCTTCGCACAACATTCGTGGTCGGTTTCCCGGGTGAGACCGACGAACAATTTGAAGAGCTCAATCAGTTCGTCGCTGATACTCGCTTTGAACGCATGGGTGTCTTTCCCTATTCACTGGAACCGGGAACGCCGGCCGTCAAGCTGGATGGCCATCTTCCGGAAGAGGTCAAGACAGCCCGTCAGCAGAAACTGATGCAGACACAGCAAAGCATCGCGTTCGACTTCGGGAAGTCGCTCGTTGACTATGAACTTGACTGCATTATTGACGGCCCGACTGACACTCCCGGAGTCTGGGTAGGTCGCATCTTCGCCGATGCTCCGGAAATCGATGGAAACGTCTTCATCGAATCCGATGATCTGACACCAGGAGATATGGTGCCGGTCACAATTGTCGAAGCTCGTGACTACGATCTTGTCGGCGTTCTTTCCGACGACGAATCCGAAGACGAAATTGTTTCCGGTTAGATTCTCTCCGTAAAACACCGCAGCAGTCGGTCGCTCTAACAGTGCCAAGTTGAAACGAAAGAGAAGATTGATGACGGACGAGGTGGAAACGTCGAACGAGTCGCCGGTGACTGCTCGGGAAGAATCACTGAACATCCCGAACCTGATCACCTTTTCGAGACTGATTCTTTCGTTCGTCGTTCTGGCACTCATTGACTTCACGGACTACTGGCTTCTGACGACAGCAATTTTCGTCATCGCTGCAGCCACCGACTATGTCGACGGCTATCTGGCCAGAAAATGGAATCAGGTTACGGTTCTTGGCCGCATCATGGACCCCTTCGTCGACAAAGTCATTGTCGGCGGAACATTGATCTTCCTGACAGCTCATCCCGACAGCGGCATCTGTCCATGGACGACGTTTATTGTGATCGGTCGCGAGATGTTTGTGACCGGTCTGCGATCTGTCCTCGAAGGCCACGGAATCGACTTCTCAGCGAAATGGAGCGGCAAGCTGAAGATGATCATTCAGTCGGTCACCATCCCGCTTTGCCTTGCGTCCATGAGTCCAGCACTCATGGAATTTCTCGGTCAATACGCAGAGCTGTTCGTTTCCGTTCGAGACTGGATGATCATCGCAATGGTTTTGATCACGCTCTATTCAGGAGCTGAATACACCTGGAGAGGCATGGCGTTGATGGCCCAACAGAAGTCGACTCCAGAGAAGTAATTCCAACAACCAGTCATAAATCACTTTCTCTTCAATTGAAGACTGCCCGCTCGTGCCGAGGAATTCGCTTGGCACTTCTGAGACAGAATATGTGGTCATCGTTCCTGCAGTTTCGCGAAGACCGGAATAAGTGCGCCAGTCGCGATTGTAGAACCTGTTGCGTAAGCTGTTTTCGTGAACACGCTTCGCAAAGTCGCTCGCCGAAGCAATAATCGTGTTGAGGCAATCTCCTCAGAGAAACGTTGACACTCAGGCTGATGCATCCGCTCATTGGCGGTGCTGCAATAGGAAGTTGGGCTCTCGCGATTTCCCGCCTCGCCCATGAGAGACTATGAA
This DNA window, taken from Thalassoglobus sp. JC818, encodes the following:
- a CDS encoding DUF1552 domain-containing protein, whose amino-acid sequence is MSKRIYFGRGLKLNRRSILRGAGVAISLPWLTAMEKAFADSSTPRQPRRFVAMTLGLGLLGENLNPKDSGFGYTASPYLKQLEDIRNKFTVVSGSSHPEVSGGHRAEASLLSAQPMGGNGQGKNTISLDQYMSKFLGHQTRFPSLVLASSGTNSPCYTENGSMIPAEDSPSRLFEQLFVDDSPAERENQAQRIREGRSIMDLVMDDSKRLSRQLGRGDQRRLDEYLTSVRDLEYRLAANEEWAKLPKPKVDAKKPVDIRNANDFIGIQKLMADMVRLAIQTDSTRFITYHLGGSGGVVPLDGVDEGYHSLSHHGLDEEKLSQLAIVEAAIIGAWGDFLRDLQSVDEDGESLLDRTSVFLTSNLGNASNHSNQNMPVLLAGGKFRHGQHLAFDQKNNYPLTNLYVSMLQQVGLATDHFKTSSGTMTGLDFT
- a CDS encoding DUF1643 domain-containing protein, which codes for MSIVEKKHEAEGVRSVAIYSECEQFRYTLTRTWNRPVQRRVAFIGLNPSTATELQNDPTVARCIQFARDWEFDEMTMLNAFAFRATDPKVMKKHECPVGIDNDRYIQKVVQRSDLIICCWGTHATHLDRSRELLEKLEQWKCSLHCLKLTKAGLPGHPLYLKRSSVPLQLASSE
- the pgsA gene encoding CDP-diacylglycerol--glycerol-3-phosphate 3-phosphatidyltransferase, giving the protein MTDEVETSNESPVTAREESLNIPNLITFSRLILSFVVLALIDFTDYWLLTTAIFVIAAATDYVDGYLARKWNQVTVLGRIMDPFVDKVIVGGTLIFLTAHPDSGICPWTTFIVIGREMFVTGLRSVLEGHGIDFSAKWSGKLKMIIQSVTIPLCLASMSPALMEFLGQYAELFVSVRDWMIIAMVLITLYSGAEYTWRGMALMAQQKSTPEK
- the rimO gene encoding 30S ribosomal protein S12 methylthiotransferase RimO, with protein sequence MVDLPIIDVPSPDSGTVTDEAGYSKGTYAFVSLGCPKNLVDSEKMLGSLALDGYSLVSQPDLADFVIVNTCGFIDESRKESKAVIQEMLDLKKSGKTKGVIVAGCLPERVGGTLLDEMPDIDHIVGVFGRDEITRVADRLVGGHREQRELFRPAAVKALDDRARLRITPSHFAYLKISEGCDRTCTFCSIPSMRGKHVTKPIEMVVEEARELVEDGVRELILVAQDTTYYGMDLYGEVRLVQLLQELEKVEGIDWIRLMYLYPVNFTDQLIDTIAASSRVLPYLDMPLQHINSKVLKRMQRRVNRDKTIELVEKLRSRIDNLVLRTTFVVGFPGETDEQFEELNQFVADTRFERMGVFPYSLEPGTPAVKLDGHLPEEVKTARQQKLMQTQQSIAFDFGKSLVDYELDCIIDGPTDTPGVWVGRIFADAPEIDGNVFIESDDLTPGDMVPVTIVEARDYDLVGVLSDDESEDEIVSG